The Fusarium oxysporum f. sp. lycopersici 4287 chromosome 1, whole genome shotgun sequence DNA segment CGTATGGTCGGTCGCTCGTCGTCTACCCTTGGATGCCTCGGCAGAGACAGGGATGAAACATTGGTCATGCTTGCATTTGAGGCTACGGGCTCGTGCCCCGATGATGAGGCTGGGCGTGTCTGATCGCTTTGTTGGATAAAAAGGCTTCACCGAGAAGGTGACGAAGCCAAGAGGGTATAATTCGTAAAGAACAGTTGCTTTCCTTTGCTTGATTTTTGTCTTTTAATTTCGTTTcatttttttcttcttagCTTGATATTCAAACATTAGAATTATCTGCGCGTCCTGAACTAGCATCGCTAACAGGCAGACGGAGATCTGAAAAGGTGCGACGTGTCCATGACGCACGCCACTGCCGGTTGTCAATTAGGTGGCGCCGCAGGGAGGATGTAGAGCGCAGGCTTGATGTCTGTGGTTGTGTCTGTGTCTGCATCGGCGTCTGCGTCTGCGTCTGTTGGGGACGATTAGGGTCCTCTGACTGTAGTGTGCGGCGGAGGATGCGGTGAAGGGATTCGGGGATCTCATGCCATTGGCCAGCTCGGGCAGTGCTGAGCAAGCCTGGAGGGAAGAGAGCTGCAGGGACAGTGTCGCTGTCGTGAAAGATGTGGTCGTTCAAGTAGTTGATTTCACCAGATTCAATGGCGTTCTTTAGCCACTGCTCCCATTCCTCGTCGAGAACAGCTGAAGTGTCTCCGGCGTCACGTCTCGCAACACCGTCCCTGAGGCGCTCGTTCAGTTCGACACCCACACTATCCAGCTCGTCCTCGCTCTCGACCTCCATCATTTCGTTGTACAAATCGTCAATAGCAACGCCTTCCACCTCAACGGACTGATCTCGGTTGGCGCGGGGCAGGTGTTCGATATCGGCCCAGTCAGGGAAATCGTCGGCGGTGGTGTCATGAATAACATATCCCTGCTCCTTCTCGTACTTCTCCTTGGCCCATTTTGTTCCCTCCCACTTGGTCAAGCCTGCGATTTCGGCTCCGGTAAGTTTGAGGCTGTCGAAGGCGCGGAAAAGTCGTCGGTGCCATGGCCAGCGAGAGAGACGAATGCGATGGGTGTGGTGAGTGTAGTCGAGGCCGGGGTACttggcttcctgggtgtCGAGGTGGCCGTAGAAAGCGTGCGTTTCCTGACGAACCTCTGGAATCAAGTTGCGTTGGAGCAGAGCATGGAAGTTCTGAGGGTCGTTGCTCTTGGGACGAGGGAACATGCACTCGTAAACGAGCTGGTCAACGGGACGGCCCTTCatggtggtgatggagcAAGGCCGATGTCGGACAGGTTAAAATAGGTAGAGGTTTGTCGAAGAGGCTTTAATTTGGTGTATGACAGTCGTTGCTCGAAAAAGTTGGGAGTAGAAATATGGTCGTTCACGTAATCTCggttgtgttgtgttgtcGATAGTCCTCTGTACGAGGCAGCAGTGTGACACGTATTGCTCAGGATCAGATAAGGTAGGCAACCAGGAAAGATGAAAAGTCCAAGTGAGGATTTCAAAACCAGGCTGAGCAGTGGGATCTGTATGTTCGGGCGTTCTCGGCGGGGGTGGAATCAGGCAAGGAACGGCAAGGCCGAAGAGGCTTTTGCGACAGAGAGATACGATAGGTAAGTTGCTAGAGTTTAGCAGACTCTCGTAGAAGGCTGAAAGTAAATTTGAGTGTAGATTCCACcgtgagaaagaaaagaggagaGAGTTGTTTGTGAGACCAGGGAGGGAAGTGACAAGTTAATATGGATGCGAAGGACGGTATGCTCATGTATTGGCATGCATTTAATGCATTGGATAAGAAAGACAAGACTCTAACTCCACGGCGTCGGGAACAGaccctccatcttctttttttcagGCGGCGGCGGgttctttttttcttgtcTGGCGCCCCTCCTTCCATCTTGGCTTGGTGCCAGGCTAAGGTCCTTAGTAGGCCAGGGCAGCCCCCAGTCCCAGGGACCAGAAGCGGGCCTGAGTGGTGCCAATAGCATCCCCCATCGGGAGCCTACAGGACATAGAAGGGTCACTTGATAGGCTGAGGATGATTCTGAGGCCGGGACCTAATGCGCCTGGATTAAAGCTCAACTCTCAGGGTGTAGTGAGTTGAGGGTGTGTAAAGAAGTGTAAGCGGTCTACAGGTCAGCAATTCTGTCTGTGGTTACAAAGAACCCGAACCTATTAGATTTGTGTAGCAGTCTGTTTGTTGTTTGTtttctgttgttgttgttgttgttgttgttgttgttgttgctgctgccaTTGCTGTTAgatctcttaatagtacaTAGCCTATGCATACTTGCAGTATTCTAGTCTGCCACTTGGTCATTTGTTGGCCATTGATTCCCTTGTCCGTGAACTGCGTGTAACCTGTTCATTTCAACGCTTGGACGAATGATGTTGCAGGCATTAAACAGAAACGTCATCAGAAATCTAGTATTTATCCATCATGTTTACGATTTGAGGGATATATATCTTTGTATCTACCTGATACAATGGGGGTTTGTCACACAAAGTGCAGCAGCTCTCACTCGATGCACTTTATACACCCTACCAGCTGACCATATACAATTACACATCTTGCAGACCCAAATGAAAATGACTTCTTTTACGAATACTTAAACTCAAAACCTCATGTAAATCTGATCATCACCACTAACTAAACCACTGTTCTCGTGGTTGGTCGTCACGAGATTGGCCCAACAAACCCAGAAATCCGCGAGTCACGCGCAGAGAACGATCCTTTTAGCTCCACTACATCTCTTGATTATCCTCGCTATCTCCATCTCATGCGCCTCTGCTAACGTGATGTGATATCGCATTTTATCCGCTCCCTCGGTTATCACTGAACCTTGCCTGTTCGTTTTTGTCATTCTCACGACCGGAACGAAGCCGGTGCGGGCCGGGCATGATAAACTTCGATAGCATGGAGTTTTGCATTACATGGGGGATGGTGTGCTGAAACTTGCACTCAATTTAAGCAATTCTGACTGTTACAGAACTCGAACCTCAGGCGCAGGCTGGGGAGACTTGTCAAAGCTCTTCATGGGCTCAAGACCCCATCGTCCAAACATGGCGGCGTCCTCATCCCAGCCATTGCACTCCGTCGTGAGCATCTTCTCGCCTGTAAAGATAGCATTCGCACCCGCCATGAAGCACAAGGCCTGCTTCTCCTCCGACATGGTCTTGCGACCCGCCGCGATGCGGATGATGGTTGAGGGCATGATAATTCGCGCCGTGGCGATAGTTCGCAACATGCTCGTGAACTCAACCATGGGTCGATCGCCCAGCGGCGTGCCCTTGATGGGGACCAGTGCGTTGACGGGGAAGCTCTCCGGGTGACTTGGGAGTGTCGACACGGTGTGAAGAAGACCAACGCGATCTTCGCTGGTCTCACCGAGACCGAGAATTCCACCTGAGCACACCTTGATACCAGCGTCGCGCACGTGGCTCAGCGTCTGTAATCGCTCGTCGTAGCTGCGTGTCGTGATGACAGACGGGTAGAACTCGCGACTAGTGTCGACGTTGTGGTTGTACGCCGTGAGGCCCGcggccttgagctcctttGCCTGTTCTGCATCGATCATGCCCAGCGTCACGCAGACCTCCATACCCATACCCTTGACACCCTCAACCATAGCCTTGATGTTCTTCAAACTGTTCTTGCGACCGCGCATATCTCTCCATGCGGCGCCCATGCAGAATCGGGTGCTTCCCTTCTCTTTGGCTGTTCGCGCAGCTGCTAGTACGCTCTCGACGCTCTCGACTCTCTTGGCGGGAACCTTTGTGCCTTCTTGGTAACGGGTGGATTGGGCGCAGTAAGAGCAGTCTTCAGTGCAGCCGCCTGTCTTGATGTTCATCAGAGTGCAGAGTTGCACTTCGGCGGGATTGTGCCATCGACGGTGTACGGTGCTCTAAGAGTATGTGTTAGTCATGGTGTCGCTCTGTGAGATATGTCCATCAATTGAGGTAAACATTGAACGGCAACAGCAGTCACAATCACGATAGAATGAGTAGAGATGAACTTACAGCTTGGTATGCCAGCTCAAGGGCAGGCTGGTAGTAAATGGCCgcaatctcctccttggtcCAGTCATGTCGAACCTGAGTCGCCGTGACAGCTTCCCTCAGAatctgcttcctcttctcagccCTCTGGTTCTCAATCGCTTCATTAGCTCCAGCCGGAGGAGGGGGCGGCTGCGAAGGTCGAGGATGGAAGTCAACAACTGTTGACATGGCCCGGGAATGCTGCCATCTCGCCGAAGCGGGGAGAGACAAACGGTTACTGGGTGTAACCTGTCGAAGGGCCCTAAGACGGAGAGATGTACCGGGCTTCATTGTGACAAAGATAATGATAAAAGGAATGAAAATAGAGAATGTGAGATGAAAGAAGTGAGTGAATTGGTCAAAGTCAATCGAGAGAGGGACAGCAGATTAGCTGTGAGTGAGCTGCAGCAGCATGAGGCACTAAACCAAGACAAGATATGTACAGTCGCTATGTACAACACCATAGACTAAATCGAAAGAGCTCAAAACTCTAACATTATGAATGGACCAGCTCTTGTTGGTGAGCTCTACGGCTACGCCTCACTCATGCCCCCACGGCCGACCTCGGTCAGTCTCCGGTCCTAAACACAAGCAATTACATACGTACATACAGAACATCCATGCTACAGCTCTCAACTCTTGGGGATATATGCCCCGGTAGTCTCGGCTTTCGGGAGGCTTTCTAGACTGTTGAATTACCATGGAATACCGTCCTAAACCGCGTCTACCGAGATCCACTAGAACCTGGCGATGATCATCTACGACGGGGGAAGGGATGCAGATGGGAATGGAACCATATGATGCTGTAGCTCAACAGACCTGACTGTTGAACGTAGATCATAATACCAGCTTACACCCTACAATTCCATGTCTCTCAAGCACTGTTATAAAGCTGTAAAGGTGAGGCTCCATCTTTCGGCCCGTTACCCGTGAACAACGGCATTCATTTTGTTGAAAAAAGAATCTTGGCCTGCTACGAGACCCCTGATGGCAATTCGACATTTCTCGTTGGCTCGCCTAGTGAGAGGGGTTTTGGGATTTtggttgagcttgatgagggGCCAGACTCTGAGGAACCCTTGTAGCTTATAACCCCGGGAGAAGCTCGCTCTGGACCGGCTTAGCTACCGTGATCGCGGCACTTTAATGGAGCCATGGCGTAATCGTGGGGTTGCTCAGTGGAGGAGGCTGTTTTGTTGTCAGAGCTGTTTTGGTAATGGTAACGAGAAACAAAGCTACAGTTGAAGTTGTATAAGGACCTTGCTCTGTCAGATAAAATGCCAAACTTGGTAAAAATAAATGCTTGTTGCTCCTTGGAGTATATGTATTCACAGTCATTATCTCCCTCAGTCTATCCAGACGCCATATTCTGCAAACCCTATATCTCGTTATATCCAAGATAGATCCATATGGAAACCCAAAATGCTCAATATCGCTCTCAGTGCTCAACACTTGACATGCATACCAATCTCGGTATTAAATCCATAACCCAGATTAAGGGTACGCCGGCTCAGCATACCGTCTCCCAGAAACCCCAAGGGGACTGGTCCCCCGCTCATCAGGCGGCATGCGCTTCTCCCATCTTTTCCTCTCAGATCGCGGATCCCATCCGGGATAGTCGCGTCTTCGCTCGGCATCCGCATGGCTGCTAGTCCGTCTCTCCATGTCTGGTCGGCGCAGGTACCGATCAcgtctttcttcttctctttcccGGTCGAGTTCCCGCTGCCGACCCCTGTCGCGAATTCGTTCTCGCTCGCGGTCTCGTTCCCTTTCTCTATCTCGCTCTTCGCGCATTCGTCTTGATCGCTTGAAATCTTCGTCGCTGGACTCTGCTTCTGAGGAAGCTCCTGATATGTCGGAGTAGCTTCTGCTGAGTCGAGATGGGGGAAGTCGGTCTCGGCTTCGGCGTCCGCGGGACGAGTCGGTGTTGTAGGATGGGGCTCTAGGTGGGTTTCTGGTACGATCTGGGTTGCTGCTGAGTCCGTTGGGGAGAATGTTTGAGACCTTTTCAGTCAGCTTCTCTCGCAGGCTGGGGCTGTGTGTTGATCTTCGGCGGGTGGAATCGTCTGAAGCTCTCCCATCAGCGCGATGGGGCCGGAATGTTGGGGGCGGGTTGCTAGCAACAGGAGGCGGGCGATCATTCGTTGGTGAATATCGACGAGACGTCGGCGAAGGCGGGCTTGCTTCAGGTCTTCTCTTTGCGCGAGGAGGAACCGGCTCATCATCACTTGAGTCTGAAGAGTAGTGCCTGGGCTGACTGTGTCGACGAGGCGGTGCGGGCCGCTTCGCATGAGGGTCGAGATAAGACCCCGGGGGCGCATGCGGTGCATGTGGTGGTACGTCTGGCGAAGGTTGCTGGTTATAATCGGAGAAGCTTCGTCTTCGGGCATGTTCATCAGAGCGGCTGTTGTACCTCTCAGGTGAAGGTCTGGTTGGTCGCCCTCCTGCATGTCTGCCTGGCACATGATTGTACAACGGTCGTTCAGGCCTGGCTCGGGTTCCAGGAAAAGCACTTCCTCTCACGTGGGAGTAGGCGAACTTGGGCTCTGGTCCTTCCGGAGGTTCACCCGGCCCAGTTGGTTCTCGTGCTTCTCTGTATGCCTCCCTCTCTCGAGCGTTTGCTTCTTTTCGTAACTTCTCGGCGCACGACTTATGCCATCGATCCACCTCGGCGTCGGCTTGCGTTGGGAATACAGTTGGAGGTAGTTCGGCTGGAAAGTCTTGGCCGGTCTCGGGATGTTTTAGCTGCCAGTTCTTGACAGCGAACTGTAAGAAAGGAACGTGTTCCTCGGGACCGAGAAGGATCTCGAGAGATTCCCATCGTGAGAAGCCTCGAGCGGTGAGGGCAGGTATTGAAGGTGGTGCGAAATCATCGTCGGTTGGTTGTAGTGTGTGTTGACATCCAGTAACTTGCCAGATGTATGAGATGGACTCGTGTGGCATTTCAAATAAAGCTTTTAATGTTAGGTATATGTCGCACAAAGCCACTATGGAACTTACAGTCATAATCGCCTCCAACAGCCTTGTAGAAGGCGGCCAGCTTTTCCGGGGTAAGGTGACAAACGGTTTTATCGCCTATCTCGAGTATCTATTATGACGTAAGGTGGTTAGTATGCGATCTTTAGAATATTGACAATTTTGGAACCAAGTGGTTAAAGAGAGGGTGCGTGCATACAATATGACGACTAATAGCTCTTAATAGAGCATCTAATAGCTTCGAAGGGCTTTTATCCTTCTCATACATATACGAATACTCAATAGCCGGAGGCGGCGGGGTTGATGAAGTTGCGCCCGGCGGGGCTTCTGTCTTTGGAGGGGCCGCCATAGCTGAATAGCAAAAGGCGAATAGTGAGGTAAAAGATGAAGGTGATAAGAGAGGTTGTCGAGAAAAAAAGGTCACGATGAAGGTGCGCTCACATCCAGGGCAGATCGCGGGGAAACGTGGATGGCGGTCAGCGGGTCGATATCGATATCCAAGATGGACAAGTTGTAATGATGCCGTAAACGAGGA contains these protein-coding regions:
- a CDS encoding biotin synthetase, translated to MKPGTSLRLRALRQVTPSNRLSLPASARWQHSRAMSTVVDFHPRPSQPPPPPAGANEAIENQRAEKRKQILREAVTATQVRHDWTKEEIAAIYYQPALELAYQASTVHRRWHNPAEVQLCTLMNIKTGGCTEDCSYCAQSTRYQEGTKVPAKRVESVESVLAAARTAKEKGSTRFCMGAAWRDMRGRKNSLKNIKAMVEGVKGMGMEVCVTLGMIDAEQAKELKAAGLTAYNHNVDTSREFYPSVITTRSYDERLQTLSHVRDAGIKVCSGGILGLGETSEDRVGLLHTVSTLPSHPESFPVNALVPIKGTPLGDRPMVEFTSMLRTIATARIIMPSTIIRIAAGRKTMSEEKQALCFMAGANAIFTGEKMLTTECNGWDEDAAMFGRWGLEPMKSFDKSPQPAPEVRVL